A region of the Parvularculales bacterium genome:
GCGCTTGGCCGTCGTCTTGCGCTTAGCCGTCGTTTTACGTCTGGCTGTTTTGCGCTTGGCCGTCGTCTTGCGCTTAGCCGTCGTTTTACGTCTGGCTGTTTTGCGCTTGGCCGTCGTCTTGCGCTTAGCCGTCGTTTTACGTCTGGCTGTCTTGCGTTTGGCCGTTGTTTTACGCTTAGCCGTTGTTTTACGCTTAGCCGTTGTTTTACGCTTAGCCGTTGTTTTACGCCTAGCCGTTGTTTTACGCCTAGCCGTTGTTTTACGTTTCGATCTTGTAGCCATTTCCTCCTCGTCAAAGTAGTTATTACATCATGTTATTCACAAAGCAGTCGTTGCTTCATGCGTTAATCGAAAACTACAACTGATTCGTCATGAATCAATTAACACACAAATCAACCACACATCTAATAGTATAAGCAAGAACATAGACAACGTAAGTGACGCAACACCATCAACGCTTTGTTAATGCATTGCAGTGCATGACAACAACAATGAACACCGAATACGTTAATTTATGCGTCTTCAGAAGGCTCAGAGATATTTAGTTTTTGACGAAGTAATCCGTTTACGGATTGAGGATTTGCCTTGCCTTTACTGGATTTCATAACCTGCCCTACAAACCAGCCCAACATTTGCGGCTTGTTTTGAACCTGCGCTACTTTATCCGGATTAGAGGCTATAACCTCATCAACAATCGCTTCAATAACGCTCATGTCCGTTACTTGACGTAATCCATACTCATCTACAATTTTTTGTGCGCTGTTGCCAGATTCTAACATTTTTTCAAAAATGTCCTTAGCGATTCGCCCCGAGATAGTTTCATCAGCAATCAAATCAAGCAACTCACCAAGACCATCTGCCGTAACAGGTGTTGCTTCTATGGTGAGGTTTAGATGGTTAAGAGCTGCTGATAATTCCCCCGTTACCCAATTGGCTACTAACTTCGCATCACGTCCCTGCGCTACAGTTTCATAATAATCAGCCAGCGCCCGGCCGGTGATCAACACACCCGCATCATAAGCAGACAAACCATAGTCCGCTATCAACCGCTCTTTCTTGTCGTCCGGTAACTCCGGCAGATTACTTGCAATGTCATCTACCCACGCCTGATCTAACCGTAACGGCAATAAATCCGGATCAGGAAAATACCTATAATCATGCGCCTCTTCTTTAGTACGCATAGGCCGGGTCTCCCCAAGACGGGCATCAAACAGGCGGGTTTCCTGCACTATTTCACCCCCCTCCTCCAGTACAGAAATCTGGCGACGAGATTCATACTCTATCGCCTGACCAATAAACCGTATGGAGTTTATATTCTTAATCTCACAGCGTGTTCCCAAGGCCTCCCCCGGACGACGCACCGAGACATTAACATCGGCCCTCAAAGACCCCTGCTCCATGTTGCCGTCACAACTGCCAAGATAACGTAAAACCGTGCGCAGTTTGCGCATGTACGTCTGAGCCTGAGTTGCAGAACGCATATCGGGACGAGAGACAATCTCCATTAAGGCAACACCGGCTCGATTCAAATCAACAAAGCTTAAATCGGGATCCTGATCATGGAGGCTTTTTCCTGCATCCTGCTCTAAATGCAGCCGCTCAATGCCCACCACGATGCTTTGACCATCGGGCATATCAAGAGATATCTGCCCCTCCCCTACAATCGGGTTTTTATATTGAGAAATCTGATAGCCCTGAGGCTGATCAGGATAAAAATAATTCTTGCGGTCAAAGACAGAATAAAGATTGATTTGAGCCCGCAAACCAAGACCTGTACGTATCGCTTGCTCAACACAATACTGATTAATGACCGGCAACATACCGGGCATAGCGGCATCCACAAGGCTTACCTGAGTGTTCGGCTCTGCGCCAAAATCCGTACACGCACCCGAAAACAGTTTCGCGGAAGACGTTATCTGCGCGTGAGTTTCAAGACCGATGACAATCTCCCAGTCTCCGAT
Encoded here:
- the gatB gene encoding Asp-tRNA(Asn)/Glu-tRNA(Gln) amidotransferase subunit GatB gives rise to the protein MSVADNTGDLIAGAIGDWEIVIGLETHAQITSSAKLFSGACTDFGAEPNTQVSLVDAAMPGMLPVINQYCVEQAIRTGLGLRAQINLYSVFDRKNYFYPDQPQGYQISQYKNPIVGEGQISLDMPDGQSIVVGIERLHLEQDAGKSLHDQDPDLSFVDLNRAGVALMEIVSRPDMRSATQAQTYMRKLRTVLRYLGSCDGNMEQGSLRADVNVSVRRPGEALGTRCEIKNINSIRFIGQAIEYESRRQISVLEEGGEIVQETRLFDARLGETRPMRTKEEAHDYRYFPDPDLLPLRLDQAWVDDIASNLPELPDDKKERLIADYGLSAYDAGVLITGRALADYYETVAQGRDAKLVANWVTGELSAALNHLNLTIEATPVTADGLGELLDLIADETISGRIAKDIFEKMLESGNSAQKIVDEYGLRQVTDMSVIEAIVDEVIASNPDKVAQVQNKPQMLGWFVGQVMKSSKGKANPQSVNGLLRQKLNISEPSEDA